The following are from one region of the Bactrocera oleae isolate idBacOlea1 chromosome 6, idBacOlea1, whole genome shotgun sequence genome:
- the LOC106614898 gene encoding coiled-coil-helix-coiled-coil-helix domain-containing protein 7, with protein MPRNPNAERDNPCLREQELSFKCLNKYNYDRDKCEVYFANYNNCKDFWNKVRTDRRAKGIAPYLPPVEERADIKSEYMKTKPSKD; from the exons ATGCCGCGAAATCCAAATGCCGAACGTGACAACCCTTGCTTGCGTGAACAGGAACTGTCTTTTAAGTGCCTTAATAAATACAACTACGATAGGGATAAATGTGAAGTATATTTTGCCAACTATAATAACTGCAAGGATTTTTGG AATAAAGTACGTACTGACCGTCGAGCAAAAGGAATTGCGCCCTACTTACCCCCAGTGGAAGAGCGTGCAGATATCAAGTCCgaatatatgaaaaccaaacCATCAAAAGACTAG
- the LOC106614897 gene encoding distal membrane-arm assembly complex protein 2, with protein MFRHIITTTNRQTCIANVVLRLQHFSSQPNTPQESTRSGTLDRIKEELTADKERLQWRKRIGERPGDWNSKLKVFDNSEQTSDYIIMMQTPINLSPSALKEWWRKRNERVEKHMQKYVQERHEILGPELAAAHFILYRGGAVKFLHERSWMRANDDGEFNLPNKYHPGFKIEGLRCDNMTLYYEGIENLCTLQEMKFLSFHNVHTFDDWCLDRVSSSGYPKLEVLDISNTSCTVNGLSCLYRLPTLKLLIVNDPKETLEFELAYSMLQEVIPNLKIVDAASIHNL; from the coding sequence atgtttcgaCATATTATAACTACTACGAATCGACAAACCTGCATAGCCAATGTTGTCTTACGTTTACAGCATTTTTCTTCACAACCTAATACACCTCAAGAAAGTACGAGAAGTGGAACCTTGGACCGTATAAAGGAAGAATTAACTGCAGATAAGGAGAGACTGCAATGGCGAAAACGAATAGGGGAAAGACCCGGTGATTGGAATAGTAAACTAAAAGTTTTCGACAATTCAGAACAAACTTCTGATTATATAATTATGATGCAAACACCAATTAATCTGAGCCCAAGCGCGTTAAAGGAATGGTGGCGCAAACGAAATGAACGTGTTGAAAAACATATGCAAAAGTATGTGCAGGAGCGACATGAAATACTAGGACCCGAACTAGCGGCTGCACATTTCATTTTATATCGCGGTGGTGCAGTTAAATTCTTACACGAACGTAGCTGGATGCGAGCAAACGACGATGGCGAATTCAATTTGCCAAACAAATACCATCCGGGCTTCAAAATCGAGGGGCTTCGATGTGATAACATGACTCTATATTACGAAGGAATAGAGAATTTATGTACTTTACAGGAAATGAAATTTCTGTCATTTCATAATGTACACACATTTGATGATTGGTGTTTAGATCGAGTGTCTAGTTCTGGTTATCCAAAATTGGAAGTTTTAGATATTTCAAATACAAGTTGCACGGTAAATGGCCTTTCGTGTTTATATCGCTTACCAACTTTGAAACTGTTAATTGTTAACGACCCTAAAGAAACTTTGGAGTTTGAATTGGCATACTCCATGTTACAAgaagttataccaaatttaaaaattgttgacGCGGCAtcaatacataatttataa
- the Pss gene encoding phosphatidylserine synthase isoform X1 encodes MKKRMGGSDGNSSADESGAESQSAANSNDAYEKSSKPRNSTSISKDKELDEYAETFVIVNERPVDDISLDFFYKPHTITLFAISVLCMMFLAYVRNETNIEDNIWAGILCAVFFFLIISLLAFPNGPFTRPHPAVWRIIFGCSVLYLLMLQFFMFQNYKTIMNIFYWLDPKLKDFHINMEKEYGANCSDLSFDRIYSTIDVFAWGHFLGWAFKAVLIRHAGILWAISVMWEITEVTFAHLLPNFVECWWDALILDVLICNGLGIWVGLRICKALEMREYKWASIKDISSTTGKIKRVVLQFTPESFTSIRWLDPKSTAMRFAAVCQLVIFWQVTELNTFFLKHIFEMPPDHYLVVGRLVFIGLFVAPSVRQYYTYVTDTRCKRVGTQCWVYGAIMVSEAILCLKNGKELFERTQGINIVLWLITQVILSVAFVYGCMLWHRAQDKYNKSTESPSKKGNAQNANNSPKHEQKGKKSPKKSPKRNIQKIE; translated from the exons atgaagaaacGAATGGGTGGTTCGGACGGCAACAGTTCGGCCGATGAAAGTGGCGCTGAATCTCAAAGTGCAGCCAACAGCAATGATGCCTACGAAAAATCATCGAAACCACGTAATTCCACGTCCATTTCAAAAGATAAAGAACTGGACGAATACGCTGAGACGTTTGTGATTGTAAATGAACGGCCGGTGGACGATATTTCGCTTGATTTCTTTTATAAACCGCATACAATAACTCTATTTGCAATATCTGTACTATGTATGATGTTCTTGGCCTATGTCAG AAATGAAACAAATATTGAGGATAACATTTGGGCTGGTATCTTGTGTGCGGTGTTTTTCTTCTTAATCATCTCATTATTGGCATTCCCAAACGGTCCATTCACCCGTCCACATCCGGCAGTATGGCGTATTATATTCGGCTGTTCGGTGTTATATCTGCTAATGCTGCAGTTTTTCATGTTTCAAAATTACAAGACGATCATGAATATATTCTATTGGCTGGATCCGAAATTGAAAGACTTTCACATCAACATGGAAAAG gaataTGGTGCCAATTGCTCAGATCTTAGCTTTGATCGCATTTACAGCACAATCGACGTATTCGCATGGGGGCATTTTCTCGGCTGGGCCTTTAAGGCTGTGCTCATACGTCACGCTGGCATTTTGTGGGCCATCTCCGTCATGTGGGAGATTACAGAAGTCACTTTCGCGCATTTGCTGCCGAATTTCGTTGAGTGTTGGTGGGATGCGCTCATTTTGGATGTGCTCATTTGCAATGGCCTAGGCATTTGGGTGGGTTTGAGAATTTGCAAAGCACTTGAAATGCGCGAATATAAATGGGCGAGCATTAAGGATATCTCATCGACTACGGGTAAAATTAAGCGTGTTGTATTGCAATTCACACCAGAAAGTTTCACATCGATACGATGGCTGGATCCCAAGTCGACAGCGATGCGTTTTGCGGCTGTGTGTCAGCTGGTTATATTTTGGCAG gtGACTGAACTGAATACATTCTTCCTTaagcatatttttgaaatgccACCAGATCATTATCTTGTCGTTGGACGTCTGGTATTCATTGGTCTCTTCGTAGCGCCCTCAGTGAG acAATACTACACTTATGTGACGGACACGCGTTGCAAACGTGTTGGTACCCAATGTTGGGTGTATGGCGCTATTATGGTCTCAGAAGCAATACTTTGCCTAAAGAATGGCAAAGAACTCTTCGAACGTACTCAAGGCATTAATATTGTCTTGTGGCTAATTACACAAGTTATCTTATCCGTGGCCTTTGTTTACGGTTGCATGTTGTGGCAT CGTGCTCAAGACAAGTATAATAAGTCAACAGAATCACCGAGCAAAAAGGGCAATGCACAAAATGCCAATAATTCGCCGAAGCACGAACAAAAAG GCAAGAAATCACCAAAAAAATCTCCAAAACGCAACATACagaaaattgaataa
- the Pss gene encoding phosphatidylserine synthase isoform X2, whose protein sequence is MDANETNIEDNIWAGILCAVFFFLIISLLAFPNGPFTRPHPAVWRIIFGCSVLYLLMLQFFMFQNYKTIMNIFYWLDPKLKDFHINMEKEYGANCSDLSFDRIYSTIDVFAWGHFLGWAFKAVLIRHAGILWAISVMWEITEVTFAHLLPNFVECWWDALILDVLICNGLGIWVGLRICKALEMREYKWASIKDISSTTGKIKRVVLQFTPESFTSIRWLDPKSTAMRFAAVCQLVIFWQVTELNTFFLKHIFEMPPDHYLVVGRLVFIGLFVAPSVRQYYTYVTDTRCKRVGTQCWVYGAIMVSEAILCLKNGKELFERTQGINIVLWLITQVILSVAFVYGCMLWHRAQDKYNKSTESPSKKGNAQNANNSPKHEQKGKKSPKKSPKRNIQKIE, encoded by the exons ATGGATGC AAATGAAACAAATATTGAGGATAACATTTGGGCTGGTATCTTGTGTGCGGTGTTTTTCTTCTTAATCATCTCATTATTGGCATTCCCAAACGGTCCATTCACCCGTCCACATCCGGCAGTATGGCGTATTATATTCGGCTGTTCGGTGTTATATCTGCTAATGCTGCAGTTTTTCATGTTTCAAAATTACAAGACGATCATGAATATATTCTATTGGCTGGATCCGAAATTGAAAGACTTTCACATCAACATGGAAAAG gaataTGGTGCCAATTGCTCAGATCTTAGCTTTGATCGCATTTACAGCACAATCGACGTATTCGCATGGGGGCATTTTCTCGGCTGGGCCTTTAAGGCTGTGCTCATACGTCACGCTGGCATTTTGTGGGCCATCTCCGTCATGTGGGAGATTACAGAAGTCACTTTCGCGCATTTGCTGCCGAATTTCGTTGAGTGTTGGTGGGATGCGCTCATTTTGGATGTGCTCATTTGCAATGGCCTAGGCATTTGGGTGGGTTTGAGAATTTGCAAAGCACTTGAAATGCGCGAATATAAATGGGCGAGCATTAAGGATATCTCATCGACTACGGGTAAAATTAAGCGTGTTGTATTGCAATTCACACCAGAAAGTTTCACATCGATACGATGGCTGGATCCCAAGTCGACAGCGATGCGTTTTGCGGCTGTGTGTCAGCTGGTTATATTTTGGCAG gtGACTGAACTGAATACATTCTTCCTTaagcatatttttgaaatgccACCAGATCATTATCTTGTCGTTGGACGTCTGGTATTCATTGGTCTCTTCGTAGCGCCCTCAGTGAG acAATACTACACTTATGTGACGGACACGCGTTGCAAACGTGTTGGTACCCAATGTTGGGTGTATGGCGCTATTATGGTCTCAGAAGCAATACTTTGCCTAAAGAATGGCAAAGAACTCTTCGAACGTACTCAAGGCATTAATATTGTCTTGTGGCTAATTACACAAGTTATCTTATCCGTGGCCTTTGTTTACGGTTGCATGTTGTGGCAT CGTGCTCAAGACAAGTATAATAAGTCAACAGAATCACCGAGCAAAAAGGGCAATGCACAAAATGCCAATAATTCGCCGAAGCACGAACAAAAAG GCAAGAAATCACCAAAAAAATCTCCAAAACGCAACATACagaaaattgaataa